aattaataaaaatgcagaaattgatATTGGTGTTcaatctgaagaccagaaaatTAAAGGAGCTGGTCACtatctctttcttctatctcagTCCAAAATTGgtaatcctgcctccagggaacctcagaatgagacagagacTAAGAGCTATCCCCTCttgttttataattctctctagtttTGGAATTaggggcatgcaccactaccaccttgTTTCTATGGCACTTTAGTGTtgctactgtgattaaaggtgtgtggtattgtggctactgtgattaaaggtgagTGTCATTGCTACCTAgcctgtaaggctggccagtatggctgttttacttttttgatcctcaggcaagatttattcattaaaataaaaattaaatgccaaTACAAATCTGACAACCTGAGAGCAACCTGCAGAAAATTGATAAAGGTAGAAGAACAGAATTGACACAGATACCTTCtgaactgcatgtgtgtgtctgtttgtgtgcatatatctatatctatatgtttttatatatgtacacatatacatgctcaTACACTATAGCACAAActcactcacatgcatacatgataAGTATagctaaattatttaaaaaacataatggGGCCTAAAATATCTTTTCTGTTATTTCCAACCTAGCAATGTCACATGCAAGTATAAAGCACAATGTAATACATCAGTTATGATGAAGACTTGGAACTAAGTTGCCATGCATTAGGAAATTGTGTTCAGAGTATGGATTTTGGTCTAGTTATATCTcacactttaaaaaaagtatCTCATAACTATGCATTTGGGTTACTTTGTTTATATTGATACAGTAATAGACTAGGAAGTAACATGCTTCTTCATCCTCACTGTTGAAGTGAATAACTTTGAAAAGTTGACAAACGTTACCAAGGCTGGGCTGACTAACAGAGGGTCTTATTTGTCTTTCTATTATCACAAATTTGCAACATTCAGTATCACTCTTCACAGAGAAATCCCTCAGAGATGTccaagataattatttccaaggTTCTCATGTTGTTCAGAACACAGAACAACTGACATGGTTCACCCATGGGACAATGTCAGGAAGTGAAGATTGGTCAGGCTCAAAGGAAGACTGTTTTTACATAATATGAATGTCTTCAAAAGCACACATCAGATGGGAAGAAAGTGTGACCAAAGAGAAAATTATGATTTTGGTAAGTCAACTCTCTGATAGTCTTCTGTTAGGAACTTCTCCATCTATTCCTAGTTATCTCTTTTGACCAATACCCAATGTGTTTGGCTTAGAActgtttctttgttctatgtCATCTTTGGAGGCCAGTTAATGtgattttttctcatttctcataTTTATATTCTATTTATGTATACATCAGAAGATCATTCTTTTTCAGATAATCCATAACAGCTGTATCCAACTACCACTGTACAAATATTCCCTTCTACTTAACAAGaccaaacatttttaaatcagagtgaatatataatttttagcATAGAAATAAATAGTAAAGATGCCAACAAGTCAAATGAGAATAGAGCTAATACATGGTCATTATAGaacccaaattaaaaataaattgtgaaaacaaaagactcCAGGAAGAAGGAGGGCTAGCAGCTCCCAGAGATGAGCTCCTTAAATGCAGAGAGGTCAGCCCTGAATCCGCATTCAATAGTAAACTTATACTAAACcagttatgtgtatgtatttgcggatacaaatacatacacacacccacacacatacacggtgtgtgtgtgggtgtgtgtgtgtaagaataattacaaaagaaaaatgctatCAGCTACAGTTTTGCTGCTGGAAGAGTTTAGGGAGGATAGTTGGGAGGAATTTGTAGGAGGAAGGGAGTGAAGAAAGTACTgcaattatatttcaattaaaagcatagttaaaaattaaatagcacaatcccctgaaaacaaaacaaacagacagaaacacaaTAGCAACCTATCTGCCACCAAAAAAAACTTAGAAACTACTAAAATGTCACTCTTTACATCATTATCATCTGTCACTTGATATCTATTAAGTTCTATAAATATGACTATATccataaatacttaaataaatataagtattgAGATTATTACAAAGTTCAGCACTTTGATAGAAGGGCAATCAATATAGAAATACATTACtcccagaataaaataaatagcacTAAATTAAACATAAAAGTCACAGTGACATTTTAATAGAATATTGTATGTTTTTCGATCTTCTAAAATACTGATAGATCTTGGGTAAGGTAAGGAATGGTGAAATGGTTGTTATGGTCCTGAAAGGAAATTAGCATGTCAAATATCTTATATATTTGCCTATCTCATAGTTACCAAACAGGTATGTATGACCTTAGGAAACCATATGTAGTAAGTATTTCAAAGAAACTTTACACACTTACATTTGTATTTCACAATAAAGGTATGAATTCCCTGAACTAAATGAataactatgtatgtatatatcacacacatatgttttatatgtgtgtacgcttacatattttaaacaaagtgctcatttgaacaaagaaataatttcctATAAGCTTAAGATCCATAATGCTTAATAATACACTAGAAAATATGAAAAGGTAGTAAACACATGCATTATTGTTCTCTAGATACTGCAACAACTTAGTGATtctcatgtgtttattttcttgtacATATTTACCACAGGTTATATTGAGTGTGTGATATTTTTAAGCCATTGTAGAATCTGGCACCATTGTTACTATTGGCTCATtcatgataaagaaataaaataacctgagtaCCATTACTTAAAGAGTTTTGATTAATCATGGTCACCAGATCATATCATCAatcagatataaaatattttacatcaaTAGATGTATGATGTAGTGGTGTCACAGATCTATAATATTAGAGGAGgcattttaaaagtcattgcATGAAACTTGGTTCTACAATGCATCAGCTGTCAAAAGTAGTCTGACACCGCTCGGAAAAGAAATGAGCTTGCTCTCTTAGACAGTAATTCATTTGTGGCACAATTCTATCATGACTGCCTGAGCGTGTGCAGAACACATACAGTAACAGAGAACATATTAAAGGGGACTCCAGGATGACtcaatatacaaagaaaaaaggcaaCTAAGAAATGTTAAGAgttggagaaatagtcttcttcaGGGAGGAGCATAAAAGtaggttatctaataccaaatagTCACCTCTTACAGCTTATATATACAAGTAACTTTATTCAgatgagcaggttatatttaagtATAAGCATATATTCATGAAGTAGTAACTACTTagaaaagaggctatgaatttgagagagcaTGGAGTAGATCTATTTTATTATCTATAGGAAATAGAGGAAGGGGTTAGttatgtatataaattataatctaaaaatcaaagaaataattaaaataaaacaaaacaaaaagttgtcCTGGAAATATTCAGGTTGACCAGAAGTGTCCAtgtgaaaaatcaaaattatcaAGGCACACAAACTTTTTGCTGTATATTAGTGTATTTTCTTTAGACATTTGGTAAATCTTTGTAAGGCACATTTGTTTAGATTTCTGCTATCATGTTGCTATAGCACATAGGTGTGTTGTTACCTGATGCCTTCAGAATTTCCTTGTTTTTATCCTTATGCCACTTTTCTGAGTCCTCAGAAAACAGGactcagaaaacagaaagtagtTCTGATGTAACATGTGGGATCTCATTGTTCACCTGCTGTATTCCTCCCACCTAGAAACTTCAAAGGATAAAGGATGATAAGACCCACAAATTGAGAATCACTAAGTgtaggagaaaagggagaaatattATCAACCACTCAGCTTAATATTATGGATTAGATCACTATAAGCATGTCGTCTGTGATTTGTGATGAAAACTGATGATCACTGAAAGTATAATGTCACACTCATCCAGGCTGACAAAGTACAGCTCTGCTTACATGTTTATGTAAtttattctcttctttaaaaaagcaaagataaTTGGTATATAAGTGATATATTGAGAAAATATACTGTTGATTGATTTATGGTAGTGACTTATTCATATAATGACACTACAATATTTTAACATCTAAGGATTCTCAACATCTGTTGATACACTTCAGATCAACATTTTTCTCTAGTGCTAAGAATGAACTAAACGTGACATTCAGAGCTCAGATTTGAACACATGTTGCCTTGTTCTTTGGAAACACCACTCCTATGAATTTTGCAATAATATTTTGTTAAACAGTTTAGTTGACTAAATAAAGTGAAAGATACATACTTATTAATAAATAACCTGAGTCAATATATTTATCTGGTATTTATGCGTATCTTATATGGCATTCTGTATGCTTTCTCCTGGAGGTGCTGAGGTTTTTCAATTCTCTACTTCAGACTTTTAAGctaaacttttatatttatttatgtcatAGATATTATTTTACTGATTCTCAATGAAATCATCATACATGCTTCCAATAAGGGTAGCATCCTATCTGACCATTTGTACTGGCCTTCAAGGCAATTTCTGTGTTTAAACCCCATTACTGTTACTGAATATCTTGCTTGCTAGTGATAAATTCTgaccacacacatttatttttcacattgttGACTGGCTTTTTCACTGCACTCCTGTAGAAAAATTTCCTGTTAGAACATGTGGATAACAGTCGCACCTGATGCCTCTCTTCATGGGAGTTGCTCTTGGCTCATTAGCTTTCACTTGATAGCAGGGTCACTCATATTTCCCTTACATTTCTCTTTACATATGTATTTCTATTCAAGTAAGCTTCAAACTGAATGTTAAGTTCTACAAAAGTATTAACCTTCCTATTATGCCTAATTCTTAATCTTTCTTAACTTGTAGGTCACTTCTGAGGACTCATTGAATAAGATGGATGGGTGCAATCAGTCTGTGGTGTCAGAATTTATGCTTTTGGGACTTACCAACTCTAAGAATCTTCAGGTCATACTCTTTGTGATATTTTTCGTACTTTATCTGCTCATCGTGTCTGGAAATATTGTCATCCTTGTTTTAATCACCACTGACCCCCATCTCCattctcccatgtacttcttGTTGGCCAACCTGTCCTTTATTGACATGTGTCTTTCCTCAAACACCACTCCTAAGATGATATCAGACTTTCTCAGAGAATACAAGACCATCTCCTTTGCAGGCTGCATGTTTCAGGTTTTCTTCTCCCATTGCATTGCTGGAGGAGAGATGGTACTATTGGTGGTAATggcttatgaccgctatgtggctatCTGTAAACCACTCCATTATTTCACCATTATGAACTTGAAAAGATGCACTGGGTTGGTGTTGATATCTTGGACTACTGGCTTTATACATGGCATGAGTTACTTGGCAGTGGTTGTGCAGATGCCTTTTTGTGGTCCCAAGGAAGTAGACAGTTTCTTTTGTGATATGCCATTGGTGATCAAGCTAGCCTGCATAGATTACCATGATTTAAATACGTTAATGAATGCTGAATGTGGGGTTGTAGCTGTAACCTGCTTCACTCTGTTGCTTATTTCCTACACATATATCCTAATCTCTGTTGGCCAGAGCTCTAAATCTGGTGTATCTAAGGCTCTGTCCACATGCAGTGCCCACATAACAGTGGTGATgatcttctttcttccttgcaTGTTCATCTATGTGTGGCCCCTCAGTATTACCTGGTTGGACAAATTTCTTGCTGTGTTTTACTCTGTTTTTACACCTCTACTAAACCCAGCCATTTATAcattgagaaataaagaaataaaaaatgctatGAAAAGGTTCATAGGCAAATGCTTGGGTCCTAAAGGATATTCATAATATCAGAAACATGTGCTAATTGCTTAACACCATGAGTTTGACTctgcaaaatatatttaaaaatcaacaaatatggtttatattgaaaatgtataccaatcttttaatatatatatatataatttaacatttaaaaatatgatatttattcATCAGCAGAAAATAtcttatcttaaattataaatatgaacATTTTCCACACAGTAATGCCATCAAAGtattcatatatgtttttaaatatttttgcttaTCATTTTTAACTAACTCTGCATATTTATCTTACAAATAAAATCTTAGTAAAAGTTACCTGTGTATAATTCTGTATAACACCACATGCCCATGAATTGTTTATCTAATTTCTTCATTACAATTTTAGAGGGTGTACTTGAATTTTCCCAAAATATTATCTCCTGtatatttaattaattctttttatccataaaatttcaaagaatatataTGCTATTTTGTCTTCCTTATTAATAATCACATTATagaatattttagttttgttattttatggcAAAAACCAAGAATGTTTAGAATATTTAATAAGTTTTGTATTT
The Microtus pennsylvanicus isolate mMicPen1 chromosome 2, mMicPen1.hap1, whole genome shotgun sequence DNA segment above includes these coding regions:
- the LOC142844994 gene encoding olfactory receptor 4K3-like; translated protein: MDGCNQSVVSEFMLLGLTNSKNLQVILFVIFFVLYLLIVSGNIVILVLITTDPHLHSPMYFLLANLSFIDMCLSSNTTPKMISDFLREYKTISFAGCMFQVFFSHCIAGGEMVLLVVMAYDRYVAICKPLHYFTIMNLKRCTGLVLISWTTGFIHGMSYLAVVVQMPFCGPKEVDSFFCDMPLVIKLACIDYHDLNTLMNAECGVVAVTCFTLLLISYTYILISVGQSSKSGVSKALSTCSAHITVVMIFFLPCMFIYVWPLSITWLDKFLAVFYSVFTPLLNPAIYTLRNKEIKNAMKRFIGKCLGPKGYS